In the Drosophila biarmipes strain raj3 chromosome X, RU_DBia_V1.1, whole genome shotgun sequence genome, one interval contains:
- the LOC108032663 gene encoding spidroin-1 produces the protein MSNAFSYWNGQPVNAPVYPQMGDLMQQSAGGAASATLAGAAAATGAASGPGGLSGWPGTGAGAAPQMHVQSHNPFAAAAAGGAGMAGVGGGVQRGMSMPSAPQMGMGDYGNVSSPLTCNLPTNFFGQGAGQFEPCIDNGEAFCAYNGMDMSMNYGGGSASKGGFW, from the coding sequence ATGTCGAACGCATTTTCCTACTGGAACGGCCAGCCCGTGAATGCGCCTGTCTATCCGCAAATGGGTGACCTCATGCAGCAGTCCGCCGGTGGCGCAGCATCGGCGACATTagctggagcagcagccgcaacTGGAGCAGCGTCTGGACCAGGAGGACTCTCCGGATGGCCGGGCACCGGGGCAGGAGCAGCTCCTCAAATGCACGTCCAGTCGCACAATCCcttcgccgccgccgccgccggagGAGCAGGCATGGCTGGAGTCGGAGGCGGTGTCCAGCGGGGCATGTCCATGCCCAGTGCCCCCCAGATGGGCATGGGCGACTACGGGAACGTGAGCAGCCCGCTCACCTGCAACCTGCCCACCAACTTCTTTGGCCAGGGAGCCGGGCAGTTCGAGCCCTGCATCGACAATGGCGAGGCCTTCTGCGCCTACAACGGCATGGACATGAGCATGAACTACGGCGGAGGCAGTGCATCCAAGGGCGGCTTCTGGTAG